A genomic region of Kribbella sp. NBC_00382 contains the following coding sequences:
- a CDS encoding glycoside hydrolase family 2 TIM barrel-domain containing protein, with the protein MSVTYDHSYVEDFASGAGVLAPRARLDDDSARVALGGEWSFRLSPSVAEAPDDLKDPDLSGWDTIVVPGHWQLAGYGAPAYTNIDYPFPVDPPHVPTANPTGDYVRTVRVPADWDGSRIVLRFEGVDSRFAVFVDGNPVGWSSGSRLPSEFEITDLVAPGNEAQIAVRVHQWSAGSYVEDQDMWWLSGIFREVNLLALRPQAPTDVFVHVSYADGAGTVKVDSDVPGTVVVEELGLEFPTGFETPVAAVEPWSAESPRLYDAVLRTAGGAVRLKLGFRTVAIVDGVLTVNGNRVLFNGVNRHEFHPDRGRALTEQDMLDDVLIMKRAGINAVRTSHYPPHPHFLDLCDQYGLYVVDECDLETHGFGYEPQPPKLPNPVMDARFEADLVERMRRMVERDKNHPSIVIWSLGNECGMGDNLKSMYAFAHDRDPSRPVHYERDTHAEFVDIYSQMYTSPEDVERIGADSTSYRGLPFILCEYGHAMGNGPGGLSDYHALFEKYPRCQGGFIWEFIDHGLRTTVDGREFYAYGGDFGEEIHDGNFVCDGLLFPDRTPSPGMLEYIKVIEPVVITGDSTGITITNRHEVLDTSHLTFRIATEVAGERVASDALTVPPIAAGKTVTVELPAGIDVQPETWVTVTAELAGNTTWAEAGHRIAWGQIRLDQPTGARHVGGAPSSSSIPAEVAGGDEARHARQDAGEDVVAGVHGIDVASLGVSNLRLDVWRAPIDNDVIPGVADAWKEAGLHRVQQRVVSAGLVDGAWEVVTRTAPPALQWGLVATWRWTHLQDGSVVLDLSVEPDGQYPATLPRLGITFELPKVGQVEWFGTGPSEAYVDTRAAAVVGKYSGTVAQLQTAYIRPQENGHHIDTRWAQLDSLRVEAAPDLFGLTVRDWTSADLANAKHAPDLVAGDTTYVTLDLAQAGIGSNSCGPALPDRYTLHTAPASISVRFAR; encoded by the coding sequence ATGTCTGTGACCTACGACCACAGTTATGTCGAAGACTTTGCTTCGGGTGCGGGTGTGTTGGCTCCGCGGGCCCGGCTCGATGACGATTCCGCGCGCGTGGCGCTCGGCGGGGAGTGGAGTTTCCGGCTCTCGCCGAGTGTGGCCGAGGCGCCGGACGACCTGAAGGATCCCGATCTGTCCGGCTGGGACACGATTGTGGTGCCGGGGCATTGGCAGCTGGCGGGGTACGGCGCGCCGGCGTACACGAACATCGACTACCCGTTCCCGGTCGATCCGCCGCATGTGCCGACGGCCAATCCGACCGGCGACTACGTGCGTACCGTGCGTGTTCCGGCCGACTGGGACGGCTCCCGGATCGTGCTGCGGTTCGAGGGGGTCGACTCGCGGTTCGCGGTGTTCGTGGACGGGAATCCGGTCGGCTGGTCGTCGGGGTCGCGGTTGCCGAGCGAGTTCGAGATCACCGATTTGGTTGCTCCAGGCAATGAGGCGCAGATCGCGGTCCGCGTGCACCAGTGGTCCGCGGGCAGCTACGTCGAGGACCAGGACATGTGGTGGCTGTCCGGGATCTTCCGCGAGGTCAACCTGCTCGCGCTCAGGCCGCAGGCGCCGACCGACGTGTTCGTGCATGTCTCGTACGCCGATGGCGCGGGCACGGTGAAGGTCGATTCCGACGTACCGGGCACAGTTGTCGTCGAGGAGTTGGGCCTCGAGTTCCCGACCGGTTTCGAGACGCCGGTCGCAGCGGTTGAGCCGTGGAGTGCTGAGAGCCCGCGGCTTTATGACGCCGTACTCCGGACAGCCGGCGGCGCAGTCCGACTCAAGCTCGGGTTCCGCACGGTGGCGATCGTCGACGGTGTGCTGACCGTCAACGGCAATCGCGTGCTCTTCAACGGCGTCAACCGGCATGAGTTCCACCCGGATCGCGGTCGGGCGCTGACCGAGCAGGACATGCTTGACGACGTACTGATCATGAAGCGCGCCGGCATCAACGCCGTCCGCACCAGCCACTACCCGCCGCACCCGCATTTCCTCGATCTGTGCGACCAGTACGGCCTGTACGTCGTGGACGAATGCGATCTCGAGACGCACGGCTTCGGGTACGAGCCGCAGCCGCCGAAGCTGCCGAACCCGGTGATGGACGCGCGGTTCGAGGCCGACCTGGTCGAGCGGATGCGGCGGATGGTCGAGCGGGACAAGAACCACCCGAGCATCGTCATCTGGTCGCTCGGCAACGAGTGCGGGATGGGCGACAACCTCAAGTCGATGTACGCGTTCGCGCACGACCGCGATCCGTCGCGGCCGGTGCACTACGAGCGGGACACGCATGCGGAGTTCGTCGACATCTACTCGCAGATGTACACGTCGCCGGAGGATGTCGAGCGGATCGGGGCGGACAGTACGTCGTACCGGGGACTGCCGTTCATCCTGTGCGAGTACGGGCACGCGATGGGCAACGGGCCGGGTGGGTTGTCGGACTATCACGCGCTGTTCGAGAAGTACCCGCGCTGCCAGGGCGGTTTCATCTGGGAGTTCATCGACCACGGGCTGCGGACGACGGTCGACGGGCGGGAGTTCTACGCGTACGGCGGTGACTTCGGCGAGGAGATCCACGACGGCAACTTCGTCTGCGACGGCCTGCTGTTCCCGGACCGTACGCCGTCGCCCGGCATGCTCGAGTACATCAAGGTGATCGAGCCGGTGGTCATCACCGGCGACTCCACCGGTATCACCATCACCAACCGCCACGAGGTCCTGGACACCAGCCACCTCACCTTCCGGATTGCCACCGAGGTCGCAGGCGAGCGCGTCGCGTCAGACGCCCTGACGGTACCGCCGATCGCCGCAGGCAAGACCGTGACAGTCGAGCTGCCTGCGGGTATCGACGTACAGCCAGAGACTTGGGTGACCGTCACGGCGGAGCTGGCGGGGAACACCACCTGGGCCGAGGCGGGCCACCGCATCGCCTGGGGCCAGATCCGCCTGGACCAGCCGACTGGCGCCCGCCACGTGGGCGGCGCGCCCTCTTCTTCCTCCATCCCAGCCGAGGTCGCCGGAGGCGACGAGGCGCGGCATGCGCGGCAAGATGCCGGGGAGGACGTGGTTGCGGGGGTGCACGGCATTGATGTCGCCTCGCTTGGGGTCAGCAACCTGCGGCTGGATGTTTGGCGGGCTCCGATCGACAACGATGTGATTCCGGGGGTGGCGGACGCTTGGAAGGAAGCGGGGCTGCATCGGGTTCAGCAGCGGGTGGTGTCGGCTGGACTGGTTGATGGGGCTTGGGAGGTGGTGACTCGTACTGCGCCGCCGGCTCTCCAGTGGGGGCTGGTCGCTACCTGGCGGTGGACTCATCTCCAGGACGGGTCGGTAGTACTGGATCTGTCGGTGGAGCCTGATGGGCAGTACCCGGCGACCCTGCCGCGGCTGGGGATCACCTTCGAGTTGCCGAAGGTCGGGCAGGTTGAGTGGTTCGGTACTGGGCCTAGTGAGGCGTATGTCGACACCCGCGCGGCAGCGGTAGTCGGCAAGTACTCCGGGACAGTTGCTCAGCTGCAGACGGCGTACATCCGTCCGCAGGAGAACGGGCACCACATCGACACCCGCTGGGCCCAGCTGGACTCCCTGCGCGTCGAGGCGGCCCCCGACCTCTTCGGTCTGACCGTCCGCGACTGGACGTCAGCCGACCTGGCCAACGCGAAGCACGCCCCGGACCTGGTCGCAGGCGACACCACCTACGTCACCCTCGACTTGGCCCAGGCAGGCATCGGCTCCAACTCCTGCGGCCCGGCCCTTCCCGACCGCTACACCCTCCATACAGCTCCGGCCTCGATCTCCGTGCGCTTCGCCCGCTGA
- the tmk gene encoding dTMP kinase — MPEVYDPLTDPAPAHDLRAVLRIRAFRRLWIAFGLSSLGDWIGLLALTAMAKAFAGDDYQAANFAIGGVLFLRVLPALVMGPVAGWVADRLDRRWTMIIGDLIRAAFFVSIPIVGTLTWVLVATVLIEIVSLIWGPAKDASVPNLIPRHRLEAANQLSLITTYGTALPAAAIFTAITLVTRGLGDFFSINLAVYVNAATFLISGLAIVSVAEIGRAGSHDHEDHPTLWRTMVEGWSYVTGTPVVRGLVVGISGAFAAGAVVIGLGRTYVEDLDAGDPGYGVLFGAVFGGLALGMGFAPRLFSGLSRRRLFAAGLVGSGIGLAGLALIQQLEIATMIAIVLGFCAGASWVSGYTLLGLEVPDNVRGRTFAFVQSAVRTVLAVTLAVAPFVAGAIGRRTVNLPGDGSVTYNGASMTMLIAAILAGVIGLVAWKQMDDRPGVPFWRDLRRSFGKTPGVYPTTGLFIALEGGEGAGKSTQSALLVEWLKEQGQQVLLTREPGATDLGKKLRQIVLDPATGDISHRAEALLYAADKAEHVDSVIKPTLKSGAVVITDRYVDSALAYQGSGRDLDVADVERVNRWATDDLRPNLTILLDLPPKSGLGRFEERDRIEAQSADFHERVRTAFLELAAGEPQHYLVLDATQDREQLAKQIQARLLPMLPPVQQPVEPQQAGAEADAVQREAGRESEVGRQ; from the coding sequence GTGCCGGAGGTGTATGACCCGCTGACTGATCCTGCACCGGCGCATGACCTGCGCGCGGTGTTGCGGATCAGGGCGTTCCGGCGGCTCTGGATCGCGTTCGGGTTGTCGAGCCTGGGCGACTGGATCGGGTTGCTCGCGCTGACCGCGATGGCCAAGGCGTTCGCCGGGGACGACTACCAGGCGGCCAACTTCGCCATCGGCGGGGTGCTGTTCCTGCGGGTGCTGCCGGCGTTGGTGATGGGACCGGTCGCCGGTTGGGTGGCGGATCGGCTGGACCGGCGCTGGACGATGATCATCGGAGACCTGATCCGGGCGGCCTTCTTCGTCAGCATCCCGATCGTCGGCACGCTCACCTGGGTGCTGGTGGCGACCGTGCTGATCGAGATCGTCAGCCTGATCTGGGGGCCGGCCAAGGACGCCAGCGTGCCCAACCTGATCCCCCGGCACCGGCTCGAGGCGGCCAACCAGCTCAGCCTCATCACGACGTACGGGACGGCGTTGCCGGCGGCCGCGATCTTCACCGCGATCACCCTGGTCACCCGCGGTCTCGGCGACTTCTTCTCGATCAACTTGGCCGTCTACGTGAACGCGGCGACCTTCCTGATCTCCGGTCTGGCGATCGTCTCGGTCGCCGAGATCGGCCGGGCCGGCAGCCACGACCACGAAGACCACCCGACGCTGTGGCGCACGATGGTCGAGGGCTGGTCCTACGTCACCGGTACGCCGGTGGTCCGCGGACTCGTCGTCGGGATCTCGGGCGCGTTCGCGGCTGGTGCCGTGGTGATCGGGCTCGGCCGGACGTACGTGGAGGATCTGGACGCGGGCGATCCGGGGTACGGCGTGCTGTTCGGCGCTGTGTTCGGTGGGCTGGCGCTCGGGATGGGGTTCGCGCCGCGGCTGTTCTCGGGGCTGTCCCGGCGCAGGTTGTTCGCGGCGGGGCTGGTCGGGTCGGGAATCGGGCTGGCTGGGCTGGCGCTGATCCAGCAGCTCGAGATTGCCACGATGATCGCGATCGTGCTCGGCTTCTGCGCTGGGGCGTCGTGGGTCTCGGGGTACACGCTGCTTGGGCTCGAGGTGCCGGACAACGTGCGGGGGCGGACGTTCGCGTTCGTGCAGTCGGCGGTACGGACCGTGCTTGCCGTCACGCTGGCGGTTGCGCCGTTCGTGGCTGGCGCGATCGGTCGGCGTACGGTCAATCTGCCGGGCGATGGGTCGGTCACGTACAACGGCGCCTCGATGACGATGCTGATCGCCGCGATCCTGGCGGGTGTGATCGGGCTGGTCGCGTGGAAGCAGATGGACGATCGGCCGGGTGTGCCGTTCTGGCGGGATCTGCGGCGGAGCTTCGGGAAGACTCCTGGGGTGTATCCGACGACTGGACTGTTCATCGCGCTTGAGGGTGGTGAGGGCGCGGGTAAGTCGACGCAGTCCGCGCTGCTGGTCGAGTGGCTGAAGGAGCAAGGTCAACAGGTGCTGCTCACTCGCGAGCCTGGTGCGACCGATCTCGGCAAGAAGCTGCGCCAGATCGTGCTCGACCCGGCGACGGGGGATATCTCGCATCGGGCTGAGGCGCTCTTGTACGCCGCTGACAAGGCTGAGCATGTCGACTCGGTGATCAAGCCGACGCTGAAGTCGGGCGCGGTGGTGATCACTGACCGGTACGTCGATTCGGCGCTCGCGTACCAAGGGTCCGGGCGTGACTTGGATGTCGCCGACGTCGAGCGGGTGAACCGCTGGGCCACCGATGATCTGCGGCCCAACCTGACGATTTTGCTGGACCTGCCGCCGAAGAGCGGGCTCGGCCGCTTCGAGGAGCGGGACCGGATCGAGGCGCAGTCAGCCGACTTCCACGAACGCGTCCGGACGGCCTTCCTGGAACTGGCCGCCGGTGAGCCGCAGCACTACCTGGTACTCGACGCAACGCAGGACCGAGAGCAACTCGCCAAGCAGATCCAAGCCCGCCTACTCCCGATGCTCCCGCCGGTGCAGCAGCCGGTGGAGCCGCAGCAGGCAGGCGCGGAGGCTGACGCCGTGCAGCGGGAGGCCGGGCGGGAGTCGGAGGTGGGGCGGCAGTGA
- a CDS encoding DNA polymerase III subunit delta' produces MSVWDDLVGQEPAVEVLQRAVAGASARLRGESGKATAGMTHAWLITGPPGSGRSNAGRAFAAALQCLDGGCGECAVCRTALNGAHPDVTLIRTEMLSIRVSEIRELVRRAAMSPTQGRWQVMLIEDADRLTDQAADALLKSIEEPAPRTVWVLCAPTVEDVVPTIRSRCRLLVLRTPPVAAVAEMLTRKSGIEPELASFAARAAQGHIGRAKALARDEVVRGRRNKVLEVPFELHDIGACLNAAQRLVDAAKEESKASAAKVDEQERTELEQALGVGTKGAKPREAGAALKELEDGQKARAKRWERDVLDRSLVDLMALYRDVLVVQTGAGAELINAELGQDIQRLAARTSPEQTIRRIDALTGCREAIEGNVAPLLALEAMTISLFEG; encoded by the coding sequence GTGAGTGTTTGGGATGACTTGGTGGGGCAGGAGCCTGCGGTTGAGGTGTTGCAGCGGGCCGTGGCTGGGGCGTCCGCGCGGTTGCGGGGTGAGAGTGGCAAGGCGACCGCCGGTATGACCCATGCGTGGCTGATTACGGGGCCGCCGGGGTCGGGGCGGTCTAATGCTGGGCGGGCCTTTGCTGCCGCGCTGCAGTGTTTGGATGGTGGGTGTGGGGAGTGCGCGGTTTGTCGTACTGCGCTTAACGGCGCGCATCCCGATGTCACGCTGATCCGTACCGAGATGCTGTCGATTCGGGTCAGTGAGATTCGCGAGCTGGTACGCCGGGCCGCGATGAGCCCGACGCAGGGGCGCTGGCAGGTGATGTTGATCGAGGATGCGGACCGGCTGACCGACCAGGCCGCCGACGCGTTGCTGAAGAGCATCGAGGAGCCGGCGCCGCGTACCGTCTGGGTGCTCTGCGCGCCGACCGTCGAGGACGTCGTACCGACGATCCGTTCGCGCTGCCGGTTGCTCGTCCTGCGAACCCCGCCGGTGGCCGCGGTCGCCGAGATGCTGACCCGGAAGTCCGGGATCGAGCCGGAGCTGGCCAGCTTCGCGGCTCGCGCGGCTCAGGGGCACATCGGGCGGGCCAAGGCGCTGGCGCGGGACGAGGTCGTCCGCGGCCGGCGGAACAAGGTGCTCGAGGTGCCGTTCGAGCTGCACGACATCGGCGCCTGCCTGAATGCGGCCCAACGGCTCGTCGACGCGGCGAAAGAGGAGTCGAAGGCGAGCGCCGCGAAAGTCGATGAGCAGGAGCGGACCGAACTCGAGCAGGCCCTCGGCGTCGGTACGAAGGGCGCCAAGCCGCGCGAGGCGGGCGCGGCCCTGAAGGAGCTCGAGGACGGGCAGAAGGCGCGCGCCAAACGCTGGGAACGCGACGTGCTCGATCGGTCGCTGGTCGATCTGATGGCCTTGTATCGCGATGTTCTGGTCGTTCAGACCGGTGCGGGAGCAGAACTGATCAACGCCGAGCTGGGCCAGGACATCCAGCGACTGGCGGCGCGGACCAGCCCCGAGCAGACCATCCGCCGGATCGACGCGCTGACCGGTTGCCGCGAGGCGATCGAGGGCAACGTCGCGCCGCTGCTCGCGCTCGAAGCGATGACGATCTCCCTGTTCGAGGGCTGA
- a CDS encoding DUF4190 domain-containing protein gives MTQPPSPIRPGPVQHGRTPLPSAESWLEGVPTPAQRRLDRYAVVAFATSLPGLVPIAAVLGLIGLRRISKSGARGRRLAIGALVICGCWLIAFGVAAALNLYGERRAGIGRSTGISQVEVQQCFDADLEVATLRQVTIADCAVPHTGEGYAKVRATLTGLSAEQKTSAATQQCATAFQTFVGKAYEQSELDIYYVVLEDRAVADGNVLCMVGKPGEQLTGSMRNSQR, from the coding sequence TTGACCCAACCGCCCTCGCCGATCCGGCCCGGACCGGTCCAGCACGGGCGGACTCCGCTTCCGTCGGCCGAGTCCTGGCTGGAGGGTGTGCCGACACCCGCGCAACGTCGGCTGGATCGCTATGCCGTGGTGGCGTTCGCGACCAGCCTGCCCGGGCTGGTGCCGATCGCGGCGGTGCTCGGGCTGATCGGGCTGCGGCGGATCAGCAAGTCGGGTGCGCGCGGGCGGCGGCTGGCGATCGGGGCGTTGGTGATCTGCGGGTGCTGGCTGATCGCGTTCGGGGTCGCTGCCGCGCTCAACCTGTACGGCGAACGCCGGGCCGGCATCGGGCGCAGTACGGGCATCTCGCAGGTGGAGGTGCAGCAGTGCTTCGACGCCGACCTCGAGGTGGCGACGTTGCGGCAGGTGACGATCGCGGACTGTGCCGTGCCGCACACGGGCGAGGGGTACGCGAAGGTCCGGGCGACGCTGACCGGGCTGTCCGCGGAGCAGAAGACGTCGGCGGCGACGCAGCAGTGCGCGACCGCCTTCCAGACCTTCGTCGGCAAGGCGTACGAGCAGTCCGAACTGGACATCTACTACGTCGTACTGGAGGATCGTGCCGTTGCTGACGGCAACGTGCTGTGCATGGTCGGTAAGCCCGGCGAACAGTTGACCGGCTCCATGCGCAATTCTCAGCGCTAG
- a CDS encoding DUF4190 domain-containing protein, with translation MSNPSEPDRDSDRPQDDVTRPVPTYGDPPTAEYPKQLPTYGQPPQPEQPQYGQPQEPQYGQPPQQPPYGQPQAPQYGQPGYGQPQQPGYGQPNQYGQPQAQGYGQPQYGSAQYGQGQYGQAQYGQGQYPGQAPAAYGYGYPGAQADKTNSLAIASLVCGLGGLVIGISAPIGVILGIIALMQIKKRKESGTAMAVVGIIVGGLITLLGIVLILALITFRDANDF, from the coding sequence GTGAGCAATCCATCCGAGCCGGATCGGGATTCGGACCGGCCGCAGGACGACGTGACGCGGCCGGTGCCGACGTACGGCGACCCGCCGACGGCGGAGTATCCGAAGCAGCTGCCGACGTACGGCCAGCCGCCGCAGCCCGAGCAGCCGCAGTACGGGCAACCCCAGGAGCCGCAGTACGGCCAGCCGCCGCAGCAGCCGCCTTACGGGCAGCCGCAGGCGCCGCAGTACGGGCAGCCCGGGTATGGGCAGCCGCAGCAGCCTGGGTACGGGCAGCCGAACCAGTACGGGCAGCCGCAGGCGCAGGGGTATGGCCAGCCGCAGTACGGGTCGGCACAGTACGGGCAAGGGCAGTACGGCCAGGCCCAGTACGGGCAGGGGCAGTATCCGGGGCAGGCGCCGGCGGCGTACGGCTATGGGTATCCGGGGGCGCAGGCCGACAAGACCAACAGCCTGGCGATCGCCTCGCTGGTGTGTGGGCTGGGCGGGCTGGTGATCGGGATCAGCGCGCCGATCGGCGTGATCCTGGGCATCATCGCGCTGATGCAGATCAAGAAGCGGAAAGAGTCCGGTACGGCGATGGCCGTCGTCGGCATCATCGTCGGCGGCCTGATCACCCTGCTCGGCATCGTGCTCATCCTGGCCTTGATCACCTTCCGCGACGCCAACGACTTCTAG
- a CDS encoding PSP1 domain-containing protein has product MVMAVSFERYGRLYYLDPGPHRPRVGEKVLVPTDDGPEVAECVWAPQYVTEEIGGLPLCEGVATPADLDRDEQNRQRRADARLTAKRLIREHGLPMKVVGIDFVDRRADVDQLVIVYFSAPHRVDFRELVRDLARGLRARIELRQVGARDEARLQGGIGPCGRDLCCATFLKDFEPVSVRMAKDQDLPLNPLKISGACGRLMCCLKYEHPLYQEFNAKAPATGTQVETPAGDGVVVGHNVPSDTVVVRLAASGRRCACSRADVCSPRQQYEASDTTTPDAPPVVPAQPVEIELSVPPAEPEVSVEADEPAKPRRKPRRRRRLSQGEGDNAGPESDEGTGDSSL; this is encoded by the coding sequence ATGGTGATGGCGGTGTCGTTCGAGCGGTACGGGCGGCTGTACTACCTGGACCCCGGCCCGCACAGACCGCGGGTCGGGGAAAAAGTGCTGGTCCCGACCGACGACGGGCCCGAGGTCGCCGAGTGCGTGTGGGCGCCGCAGTACGTCACCGAGGAGATCGGTGGGCTGCCGCTGTGTGAGGGCGTCGCGACGCCGGCCGACCTCGACCGCGACGAGCAGAACCGGCAGCGCCGGGCCGATGCGCGGCTGACCGCCAAGCGGCTGATCCGAGAGCACGGGCTGCCGATGAAGGTGGTCGGCATCGACTTCGTGGATCGCCGGGCGGATGTCGACCAGCTGGTCATCGTGTACTTCTCCGCGCCGCACCGGGTGGACTTCCGGGAGCTGGTCCGCGATCTCGCCCGTGGGTTGCGGGCGCGGATCGAGCTGCGCCAGGTGGGTGCGCGCGATGAGGCGCGGCTGCAGGGTGGGATCGGGCCGTGTGGGCGAGATCTGTGTTGCGCGACCTTCCTGAAGGACTTCGAGCCGGTCAGTGTGCGGATGGCGAAGGACCAGGACCTGCCGCTCAACCCGCTGAAGATCTCGGGTGCCTGTGGGCGGTTGATGTGCTGCCTGAAGTACGAGCACCCGCTGTACCAGGAGTTCAACGCCAAAGCCCCGGCCACCGGTACGCAGGTGGAGACCCCCGCGGGTGACGGCGTCGTCGTCGGGCACAACGTCCCGAGCGACACGGTAGTAGTCCGCCTAGCCGCCTCAGGCCGCCGCTGCGCCTGCAGCCGCGCAGACGTCTGCTCCCCCCGCCAGCAGTACGAAGCCTCCGACACCACCACTCCAGACGCTCCACCGGTAGTACCAGCACAGCCGGTCGAGATCGAGTTGTCGGTACCGCCGGCCGAGCCCGAGGTATCGGTGGAGGCAGATGAGCCCGCCAAGCCGCGTCGCAAGCCGCGCCGGCGTCGCAGGTTGAGTCAGGGTGAAGGTGACAACGCAGGGCCGGAATCGGACGAGGGTACGGGAGATAGTTCGCTGTGA
- a CDS encoding alpha/beta hydrolase, which yields MIRRATVVVVGLAVLVAGCGVASRAQDADGSGGSDPSTAPKGPAGPVPAGLEKFYGQQVDWQRCGSGNQCATINVPLDYSKPDGKTIELRARKVPARDRTGKIGTLFINPGGPGASGQEFAASAGFVLGAPLLRKFDVIGWDPRGVADSTPVRCLDTEQLDKFIATDGSPDDDAEIDALNTQAKALADGCEQRSGDLLPHVSTKDAARDIDVLRGIVGDQELYYLGMSYGTLLGATYAELFPKNVGRLVLDGAVDPSKSSEDNNLAQAKGFDTALDAFAEDCAQRSCRLGSSKAEVLAKIDKLINDSDATPLPGDGDRQVTQALVVLGVIFPLYVKDYWPRLEDAVVDGLAGKGARLLALADEYTDRTPKGYGNNQNEVIYAVNCIDRPDLTSVAEGKADAAKFKAASPRFGSFLLWGSLPCANWPVKPEDKPHKITAAGSKPIVVVGTTRDPATPYDWAVGLAGQLENGVLITRDGDGHTGYNEGNQCVDDAVETYLLKGTPPATDIKC from the coding sequence ATGATTCGTCGGGCGACTGTGGTTGTTGTTGGGCTTGCGGTGCTGGTGGCGGGGTGTGGGGTGGCTAGCCGGGCTCAGGACGCCGACGGGTCTGGTGGGAGTGACCCGAGTACTGCGCCTAAGGGGCCGGCTGGGCCGGTACCGGCGGGGCTGGAGAAGTTTTACGGGCAGCAGGTGGATTGGCAGCGGTGTGGGTCGGGGAACCAGTGCGCGACCATCAACGTGCCGCTGGATTACAGCAAGCCGGATGGCAAGACGATCGAGTTGCGGGCGCGCAAGGTGCCTGCGCGGGATCGGACCGGGAAGATCGGGACGCTGTTCATCAACCCGGGTGGGCCGGGTGCGTCCGGGCAGGAGTTCGCGGCGTCGGCCGGGTTCGTGCTCGGGGCGCCGCTGCTGCGGAAGTTCGACGTGATCGGCTGGGATCCGCGCGGAGTGGCCGACTCGACGCCGGTGCGCTGTCTCGACACCGAGCAGCTCGACAAGTTCATCGCCACCGACGGGAGCCCGGACGACGACGCCGAGATCGACGCGCTGAACACCCAGGCCAAGGCGCTCGCGGACGGCTGTGAGCAGCGCTCCGGCGACCTGCTGCCGCACGTCTCCACCAAGGACGCCGCCCGCGACATCGACGTACTGCGTGGAATCGTCGGCGACCAGGAGCTCTACTACCTCGGGATGTCGTACGGGACGCTGCTCGGCGCGACCTACGCGGAACTGTTCCCGAAGAACGTCGGCCGGCTGGTCCTCGACGGAGCGGTCGACCCGTCGAAGTCGTCCGAGGACAACAACCTGGCCCAGGCGAAGGGCTTCGACACCGCGCTGGACGCCTTCGCCGAGGACTGCGCGCAACGGTCCTGCCGGCTCGGGAGTTCCAAGGCCGAAGTACTGGCGAAGATCGACAAGCTGATCAACGACTCCGACGCCACCCCGCTGCCGGGCGACGGCGACCGGCAGGTGACGCAGGCGCTCGTCGTGCTGGGCGTGATCTTCCCGCTGTATGTGAAGGACTACTGGCCTCGGCTCGAGGACGCGGTGGTCGACGGCCTCGCGGGCAAGGGCGCGCGACTGCTGGCGCTGGCCGACGAGTACACCGACCGTACGCCGAAGGGCTACGGCAACAACCAGAACGAGGTGATCTACGCGGTCAACTGCATCGACCGCCCGGACCTCACCTCGGTCGCGGAGGGCAAAGCGGACGCGGCGAAGTTCAAGGCCGCCTCGCCACGGTTCGGCTCGTTCCTGCTCTGGGGCTCGCTGCCCTGCGCGAACTGGCCGGTCAAGCCGGAGGACAAGCCGCACAAGATCACCGCGGCCGGCTCCAAGCCGATCGTCGTCGTCGGCACTACGCGCGACCCGGCGACGCCGTACGACTGGGCGGTCGGGCTCGCCGGGCAACTGGAGAACGGCGTGCTGATCACCCGTGACGGCGATGGCCACACCGGCTACAACGAGGGCAACCAGTGTGTCGACGATGCCGTCGAGACCTACCTGCTGAAGGGCACCCCGCCCGCCACTGACATCAAGTGC